The genomic window GCTTACCGCTAGCGCCTGCGCAAAGAAGAACAGCTCCCATGGAGGCGGCCATTCCTGTGCAGATAGTAGCCACATCGGGTTTGATATACTGCATCGTATCGTAAATACCGAGTCCGGCATAGACACTTCCGCCTGGAGAATTCAGATAGATCTGGATATCCTTGTCGTGATCCACAGACTCCAGATAGAGCAGCTGGGCCTGGATGATATTGGCGACTTCATCATAAATGGCCGTACCTAGGAAGATGATTCGGTCCATCATCATGCGTGAGAAGACATCCATTGCTTGGATATTGAGTTGTCTCTCTTCTATGATCACCGGTGTGACGGATGATTCGATATAGTGATCGACAGCCAGACTACTGATGCCTCTATGGCCGATCGCATACTTTCTGAAATCCTTAGCATTCATTGAGCGTATGTGTTGTTTTTAGTGAATGTAGAGCGCAAGATAATCCTTTTTCAAGGGGCTATTTGGAAGCAATGTCCTTGAATTTATCAAAGCTGACTTCCTTCTCATTGAGCTTGACCTGCTCTTTGACCCGGTCGAGGACCTTCTTCTCATAGAGCATATCGAAGATCTGTTCTACCTGCTCCCTATCCTGGAGGAATCGCATGGCAGAATTGCTCAGTTCCTCATCATCAGGTGCGGGCATACCGTATTGGATATAATTATTCCTGAGTAGGTTCTTGGCGTGCTCCATCGCCTCTTCGAATTCGACCTTGATCTCATTCTCGGTAATGATGCGATTCTTGATGAGCTGCCATTTGATACCATTGGAATATTCCTCATAGCCGGCCTCCACTTCTTCCAGACTGGTCTTCCCTTCACTGGAGATCTCGATCCATTTCTTGAGGAAACCATCCGGCAAGGTCAATTTGAGCTTATCACCCAGATAGCGATTGACATCGCGCTTGAACATCAGCTCGCTGTCATTCTCGAAATGCTGTGCCAATCCTTCGCGGATGTACTCACGCAATCCTTCCTCTGACTGGTCCTTCTCTGGGGGCAGAACTTTGCTGAAGAACTCTTCATCCATCTCGGCCGGGGTCAATTGCTTGATCTCCTCGATCACGAAGTTGAACTTCAATTTCTTGGGCAGAGCATGTACTTCTTCATGTGTGATACCCAACATGCGTCCCAGGTCATCATGTGAATGGGAGAGCTTGTGCGGATCGACTTCGATGCTGTCACCGACCTTGGAGCCGATCAGACGTTTCTTACTCCTCTTATCCTCTACATACTCGAGTCCGATGGTGGATTTATGGCGGATTCCGTCTTCTTTCTCCAGACCATCATCACGCAGCTCTACGAATTCACCCATGAGCATATCCTTCTCACTGGCCTTGTCGGTGTCAGAGAGCTTACCATAACGTCTACGGATGCGGTCCACCTCTTCATTGACCATCTTATCATCGATCTTGACCGTATAGTAGTTGATCTTGTACTTGGTGGATAGGTTTACCTGAAATTCAGGTGCCAAGCCTAACTCATAGGTGAACTGGAATTCAGCAGGCTCGTCCCAATCTCCGGATTCACCGTCTTTGACGGGTAGCGGTTGACCGAGCACCTTGAGTTCATTGGATTTGATGTATTCACTGATGGAATCGTCCAATACCTTTTGCAGCTCTTCGGCCAGTAGTCCTTTGCCATATCGCTTCTTGACCACACCTACAGGCACCTTTCCTGTTCTGAATCCAGGGATGTTGAGTTGCTTGCTGTAGGTCTTGAGCGTCTTGGTGTAGCTGTCCATGTAATCTTCTTTCTGGACGGTCACCTTCAGTAGTGCATTCAGATCATCGATCTTTTCTTTTTCGATGTTCATGTGTCTATGGGGATTAAATGAGAATCGGGCCCTGAGGCCCGATCCATTGTGTTCATTGTGTGCGGGTGGAGGGACTCGAACCCCCACGCTGTTAGGCACTTGATCCTAAGTCAAGCGTGTCTACCAATTTCACCACACCCGCAAGCTCCTCTTTAGGGCCTGCAAATGTACAGCTTACAATCTATTTCACAGCCAAGAAGCACGGATATTTACATGGCTTACTCGACTATGAATCGTCCGGTCCGGAGTATACCATCCACCTCTACTTGGAGGAAGTAGATTCCCGGTACGAGTTCAGATTCAAATGTGATAACCTGATTCAGCATCTTGCCTTTGAGCGTTGCCGATTCTACATACACACGTTGACCAGTAATATCCATCACTTGGAAGCTGACCACGTCCATCACTTCCTGGCCGATATCCAAAGTCACACGAATCTGGGACCCATCACTCGGATTAGGCATCAATCGCATGCTCGGCAGGCTCGCTTCCACGATCTTATGGACCACATCCTCCCCATCTTCGATAGTTGGTGGCCCGGTCATGGTGATCGGACAGGTACTCGCAAAGTCTCCCCACAATCCGCCTGCATAGGCCCTGACTGCCACATCATACATCTCACCAGGTTGTAGTTCTAGGTCGGTGGTATGGAAGTAGAGTGAGAGACCATTGGTCATATCAGTCTGAGCAGGCCCGGCACCAAGAGGGGTGAAACGCCACTCGTACTGTGTAGCCCCATAGATATACTCTGCCAATATGTACTCAGGAGTATTAATGGAATAGGTTCCGTTACAATACGGATTCTGCACTTCGGTAGGATCGGGTTGACCTGCCATGAAGATATTACATGCCGGTCCAGGTGTGGACCATTGACCATCGACCCGCACTTGTACAGTAACGCTGTACACCTTATTCAATTGCAGACCAGGCACATCGTATAGGAATACTCCATAGCTGTTCTTTGTGCGTGTGAATACATTGGGCCCATCGGTGAAGACGAAATGGTATTTATCCGCATACTGCACATACTCGGCCTGGATAAGCTGTTCATAATTGTAATCCACCGCATTGTTGCAGAATTCAGCTCTAAGCTGGGACTGAGGTACTCCTCCGATGCCGATGGTACATTCAGGGCCCCAGTTGCTCCAGTAGATGGCTGTATCCCCATTCGCCACTATTCTCAAACTGTGACGCGCAGTTGCCTCATAGCTAGTGTTCAAGCGTGCATTACTAAAGGAATTCAACGTGAAATACCAGGATGGAACCCCGAATTGTGTACGTGTGGAAGTATCCGGCACCAAGGGGTCTCGCAAGCGTACACTGTATCCCTTCACTTTTATGGTGGTGAATGGATAGAGTTCATTAAGGTCTTGACGCTTGGGTGTGATCACATTGTCCAGTTGATAGTCCATGTATCCGCAATAGGCGTCTCGTATTCCGGCCGAGGCAAAAGTCTTCACTTGCACACGCACCTCAGGTGCAGCAGGTGTACCTGATGCCGCATCATAGACTCGGAAATAGTACTCGGTACCTGACACCAGTCCTCCAGGGATGACTCGTTCGATAGCTCCATTACCATAGTTGTTATAGCACCCTAGCGAGGTACCTCCACATGCATCGAATACCTCTATCACAACATCAAAACTTCCTCCTGCTGATTGGGCCACGATATAGTCATTGGCATGTTGAGCAGTGAACTTGAACCAAGTATCATCATCCGCATCTCCCACACATCCAGGAAGTGATTGGGTAGCTCCTTGTACTGTCAGCGTATCCCAAGCAGGAGTACCATGAAGACTTGTTATCACCTCGAAGGCATTTACACATTCGTCATTGCTCAAGGATGTACATGCTGGTGAAGGAACGACCGTCACCAGAGTGGTGCATTGATCCGTATTTCCACAATGATCTGTAACCGTAAGTGTGACCGTGATGGGACTCGCGGCTACATCTGTACAATCGAAGGTGGTCCTATCCAATCCTAGGGTGATCTCGGTACAATCATCGGTACTACCGTTATCCACTTCTGCTGGAGTCAAGGTGGCATTACCTGTCCCATCTAAATTGACGATCAGAGTGGCCTGACAGACTGCAGTCGGAGCAGTATTATCTGTTACCGTAATATTCTGTGTACATGCTGCTGAATTCCCACTGATATCGGTACCTACGAAGGTCCTGGTGACCACGAATTCTCCCGCAGAACATACACCTAGCACATCAGAGAAAGCCAAGGTTGGAGAAGGGTCGCAGAAATCCGTGACCACCGGTTCTCCGGTGATGAGTGTATTGGTATAGTCCCCACAAGCAACGCTGATAGGTGCAGGACATTCATTGCACAGAACTATCCTATTATAATAGGCATTGAATTGTCCAGGAATAGCACCAGTCCCTGCATTGAAGTTAAAGAGTCTGACCTGAGAAGGGATCATACCATTTGTGGCATTGATGATGTCCACAGTTCCGGACCACGTCACACTCCCATCGAGCTGTCGTACCGATACTTCCATAGTAGTAGCACTGGTCATGTAGAAATCGACCTCCATTCCTTCATCTGTGAATGAGAGAGTAGTGAGGGTTTCTCCACCATTTCTATTGACCCTGTACTGACTATCCCCTCCTCTGAAATAGAATTCTATGAGATTCTCGCCCGTTGAATTCTGTAGACCTACTCCAACTACGCCCCCATTACCAATGTATCCATTATCCATATCCACAGATAATGTCGAGCCGACTCTCATTGGTTCGACCATCGGCAATATGGCATTGGATGTCTGTCCTGAATTCGCATATAGACCCCAAGCAGATGTTCCGATATCGATATCATTATCCCCATTGGTATCACCATCGCCATTGTCTGTACTGGTGAACATGAAGTGTCCCGCTTGACTCGGATTTCCGTTGGAAGTGAATAAGTTCCAAGGACCAAATCCAGGACTATCACCATCTCCATTATCCCAGTTATCACCCAGATAACTGAAGGTAGAAGTGTTCTCTTCGAAACAGGATGTGTTCAATTCTGGAGGAGTCACGTCCGGCAAGCACGCTGGATCCACGCATTGCGCAGGAGCTATGAAGAGGGCATTCTGAGTCAATGTACATCCTGTGTCGTCACTGAATGTAGCAGTCACATCGACCGCATTCCCATCTGAATTCAGACCTGTCAAAGTCACCGTCTGAGGAGATGTGGTGATAGCGAAACTCTGACCATTGACATCTAAAGTGCCAGTAGCTGGTGGATTCACATAGGTGACAACCACATCGCTCGTGTAAGTATTATCCGATGTGTTACACGCGGACTGTCCTCCATCAGCCAATGATTGAATGTCACATACACAGGAAGCAGGCGCTGTGAATACGCCATTGGTCGTAGATGTACATGAGGGTTCTGCACTGAATGAAGCGGTGACATTGACCGCATTTCCATCAGCCGTCAATCCAGTTAAGGTGACCGTCTGTGGACTGGACGTGATTGCAAAACTCTGTCCGTTCACATCGAGTGTACCCGAAGACGGTGCACCGCTATATGTCACTGTGACATCATTGGAATAGGTATCTGTGCCCGGATCACATGCCGACTGATTTCCTCCATCTGTGATGTTGTCGATGGAACATGGTGTACAATCGGCTGGTGCTGTGAACAGATTGGTCTGAGTGGCCGTACATGTTGGTTCTGCACTGAACGAGGCGGTGACATTCACCGCATTCCCATCTGCAGTCAGTCCTACAAGCGTAACTGTCTGAGGGCTTGTGGTGATGGCAAAACTCTGTCCATTGACATCCAACGTCCCTGTTGAAGGTGCACCTGTATACGTAATGGTCACATCATTCGAGTAGGTATTTGTCCCAGGGTCACAGGCGGACTGATTCCCTCCGTCTGCTATGTTGTCGATAGAACATGGAGTGCAGTCAGCAGGTGCCGTGAATACTCCGGTCTGAGTGAGAGTACATGCTGGACTCGCACTGAATGAAGCGGTGACATCCACTGAATTCCCGTCTGCAGTCAATCCTGTCAGCGTGACCGTCTGAGGACTGGATGTGATGGCAAAACTCTGTCCGTTCACATCCAGAGTACCGGTAGTGGGTGGATTTGAATAGGTGACGGTAACATCGTTGGAATAGGTATTCGTACCCGGATCACAAGCGGTCTGATTTCCGCCATTCGTAATGGCATCTACCGAGCAATCAGGAGCATTGAATCGGACAATGAACAGACCTTCTTCAATACTGCTGATGATGATATTCCGAGATGGGAAATAGGGGTAATTACTCCAAGCCCCATTGAAGGTGGCCACATCATTCGAAGGATGCACATCGATATAGCCCACCTCTGTCAAGGTGGCCGATGAAATGTCTGCTAGCTCAAGCGCACGCAATCCAGCCGTATAATTCGCCTGGAACAAGGTGTCATCCCGCACATAGTGGTTGTGGTCGATAGATGCCGTAGAGGCCTCATAATATCCCATGAAAACTGGCGCATCCAGGTCGAGAACATCCCACATATACGTTCTTGTGTTATGGGTCGGAGCCGAAGTCTCATCTCCTTCGTCATTCATCAAGAAATACCGATGGTCTTCGGTCAACCAGCCTTGGTGAGCGTAATCACTTCCAGCATATGTCGTGCGTGATACCTGAGTAGGATCGGTCTTGTCATCTACATCGATGATGGTGAATGAATCCTCATTACTCGCGAAGGCGATCTCTTTTCCTTGATAGGTGACATCCGGACCAGTGTACACGACCACCTGTACATCGTGTGTATAGCCATCTGCTGCAAAACCTCCAGCCAGAGTAGGTGAAGCAGGTGTTTGGATATTGACCATGTGGAGGCCTCCTGAATAGGAGCTATTGTCTCCTACTATATAGGCAAATCCGGTAGCCTCATTGATTGCGATGTTATGCGCACTTCCTACACCATTATACACTGCTGTTGCAGTAAATGTCTGTGGTGTTGTCACCGTTCTCAATTGAGTGAGATCGAAGACCTGCATACCATGGGAACCTACATTATCCGCCACGATGTAGGCATGATTCTGATATACTTTGGCGTCTCTCCAGAAGTTGCTTCCGGCTTGAGTAGGTAATGATCCCAGATATCTCGGATTCAAAGCATCAGTGACATCTATGAATACTGTTCCATTGGTCAGGCACATGATGGCGTATTCCTTGCTATCCAGCGGGTCTGTCCAACCCCATATATCGCTCCCCTCGACTCCTCCTGTCGCACCCATATCAGCCAGGCTCAAATGTCCTTGTAGATCGAAGTTTTCACAGGGATAAGGACCTGCAAATCCTCCCACACACGGAGTATTGGTCGCGTTGAGGGTAGTAAAGGATTCTGGTCCAGACCATACACTCTCATCACCCACACCACAAATGGCCTTGACATAAAAATCATAATCGGTACTCGGACTCAATCCAGTCAATGGATATGGATTGGAATTGGTCGAAGCGATGGTCGTTCCTGAACCTAAAGTGAAGCCAGAAGCTCCATACTCTATCGACCATTCTGATTCTCCGCCATTGGCCGTCCATGCCAGATCTGCGCTCGTAGTCGTGACGTTTGAACTTCCTAGCGCTGTCGGCTGGGCACAAGTACTAATACTCTCACATATCTGGACCCGAACAAAGTCGATGGACATATCTCCTGTGAAGCTTGTACCGGTTCCTGCATTTTGAAATCTGAGATATATGACCTGTCCAGCATAGGCCGATAGGTCGATACCAACGGGTTGCCAAGCTGCTCCGGAGGATGTTTGAAGCTGTCCATCCCATTTGAAAAGACTGGTAAATGGTCCCGAAGCACTGGAGCCTATCCCTACATCAAGAGTGCCCATAGCAGCACCGTATGCATGGAAATAGAAGGACAACTCTACGTCACTTACAGCTGATGTAAGAGATATAGCTGGTGAAATAAGATCAGCGATTGCTGATGAACTTCCCGAAGCCTCATAATTGGTGTAGCTCGTTGCACCTCCGCTATGACCAGCACTGGGTCCTGTATTATTTGAAGCGGCATTGCCGGGTATCTCCCAATTCCCATTGACATCAGAAGAAGTGATATCCCCAGTCCACCCACCTACAGAGTCGAACTCTTCGGTGAAAATGTAAGTAGACGTTTCTCCTGCACCACAGCTCACACCATTGATGGGAGGTATAGGTCCATTTACAGTAGTGAATGCATATGGTCCACTCCATAGACTGGGGCCATCACTAGGCCCACAATCGGCCCTGACATAGAATTCATACTCAGTCACCGGAACACCACCTGTCCATGTGTATGGATTGGTCACCCCTGTAATCGTAGGGGTACCCGTAGGGGTAAATGGGGCAGCCCCAATTTCAATATCCCAAGTCGTTGCCGATCCATTCTCTGTCCAGAAAAGGTCAGCACCTGAGCCGGTTATATTGTTTACACCCAAGGCGGTAGGTTGTGGGCAGGCCGGTATAGGACCGTAGCATATCTCAAGTCCCCATGAGAGTAATTCTCCTCCGTCCTCATTGGTATCATCAAATATTGTCAAGGTCCAGTTTCCGTTCGGATCTTCAACATTGAAGTCAGATAGATTTCCTGTGGGTTGGTAGAATTGACCCGTAGTTGGAGGACAAGGTATCGTTGCGGATGCCGCTTCATCATCGAATTGCAGGTTGAAATCGTCCTGGCTTCCACAGATATCATTGAACAATGGCACTATGGTTCCAGTAGGGCTGGTGAGCGTGACATCGAGATCCGATATCCAAGAATGTGTCCCAGAAAGATTGACCACATTCACGTCTTGAATCACACCTGTTATCGGAACATTCAATATCGATGTAACGGTCGGAGTTCCTGATGCTGAGATCGTCTTAGGCACATCCGAGCTCAGGAAAGTACCGCAGCTGGACGTAGTAAAGGAAAAGGTAGATGAGACTCCCGCACTTCCACAGGCATTAGCTCCGGTCACTCTCCAATAATAGGTCGTATTCGAATTCAACGTTGTTGAAGTATAGTTAGGCGAAGTCAAGCCGCTTTGGCCATCAACGATAGTTGTAAATCCATTGTCCAGCGCAATATCAATGGTATAGTTCACTCCATCACCGGACAGCGCGGTCCAGCTGAAGTCTGCAGGTACATCTACTCCTACAGCACCATCGGCTGGAGTCAAGAGAGTCACGGGTCCGCTAGGCGTCTCGCTTACAATCAACGTAAGATCGACTGTCTTGGGAGTAGTAGTAGCTGTACCCGTCAATGTCATAGAATAGGAACCGGGTGTTACCGCGCCTGTGTTGGATATGGTCAGGACACTGGTACCCGGAGTAGCGACCGGATTGGTGGAGAAACTGCTGGTCGCACCTGCAGGAAGTCCACTGATGGACAAGGTCACTGGCTCGGTGTATGTCCCTATCTGATTCACCTGAATGTCATAGGTGGTATCTGCAGGTTTACAACTATTGGCCACATCACTTGTGACCGATAGTGTGAAGTCATTTGCGGCACCGGGTACTATTGTGAAGTTCTCATTTGATATGTCGAAGAAGATATTATTTGCACCTCTTACCATTACCCGAGCAGTAGAGGTTCCTGTATTAGGTACTGTGATGGTATGCGAACCATCATTGGTCACTCCTGTCGCGAGAGTGATCGGATAAGTGAACCCGCCATCTGTAGAAAGGAATATATCCACATTGGCACAACTCACAGGAGCAGCAGTGGTATTCGCTACATCCCACGTGACCGTTTCAGAAGTGAAAGCCGTCCATGAAACGGCTGAGGTATTGGGACTCTGCACAAGGAATGGACCTGCAGTCACTTCAGTAGTCACCGACATAAGATCACTCGAGGTACATCCAGAATTTGGATTCATGTCCCTCACCGTAAACGCGAACTCCATATTCCGACTCACAGCTGGGAGTACTTCCCAGGTAGGGCTCACATTATTGACCAGATCAGTAAGATTCGGCATGTATCTATCCGGTACGCTGACTGGATTCAATGAGCGAAACATGGGACCGACCAATCGCGTAGGTGTAGGCGCTGAATTCGAAGCCGGATTCTCTGGATCGTTCTGTTCCCAGCAATAGGTCAATCCTGTATCGTCCGGGTCGGATCCTATTCCTTCCAATACAAAGGGCGTGGAGATAGGAATCGTATAGTCCAGACCTGCATCCGAACTTGGTCCCGCGTTTCCAGAAGTGATCAATTCGAAACAACTTGATGAATTGTTAGCATCGAACAAGGAACCCACCATATCACGGATATTCACATAAGCGAAATAGTCATCGCTATTATTCTGCACGTTGGCCGAGCAGATACCTGCATACCCCATGATGGTACTAGCCGACCCAGGCTCTACTTCGGTAGTGCCGTCACCGGATCGACAACTCTGGTTACTCTGGGTATGGTATCCACCGAATTGGTGCCCCATTTCATGCGCCACATAATCGATATCGAAAGGGTCGCCTATCGGAGCACTTCTACCCGTATATCCTCGTCCTTTATGAGTGCCCGATTGGCTTATCGCTTCGCACACACAGTCGATACACCCCGCATTTCCACCACCTGAGGTATTGAAGTTGTGACCGATATCGTAGTTGTTCACACCTATCTGCGCATCCAGTGTTTGAGCCGTAGTGGTATTGTATTCACCGGTCCAAGGATCAGTTGCAGCATCCAAATAGATGACCAGGTCATTGTTAGCTACAAACTGCATCGTGATTCCCATGTCCTCCTCATATACACCATTGACACGGGCCATGGTCACATCCATGGCAGCTTGTACGATTGCCTTATCTCCGGCTGTCGTTCCAGTACTTCCTCCGGCCTGAGTGATATGATATTGGGAATATTCACCGGTACATGATTGGGCCAAACGATATCTTCTCAGATTACAGTCACCCAAGGGGCCTGGGAGAGAACCTACAGTATTGATCTTCTGCGAAGCATCTGCACCTTCTGTCAGGCACTCGAAGTCGATTTCCGGCACCTGGAGGTCGCTTCTGTAATAGCTGCTATAATGGACCTTATCAGTGGTCATCGGGTCGATGTACACCGTGCTGTGCTCACCTGAACGGATCATTCCGTGAAAACCTAGATAGGGTGAGTAGGTGATGCGGATGCTGGCAGTTGGATCATCGATTCCTCTTCCCACAAAGGAGAGAAGTTCTGGATAGCGGGCAGCAAGATCCGGATGCTTCAATTGGGTACGCATCAATTCAAAAGCCTGGTCTTCACCATCTGGCATAGGAAATATCATAATGGGACGAACCTGCTTCCCAGAGGCAAATCGATAGGTAGCCTCACCTGCTAGGTCTAAGAACTGTTGCGCATCCAGTGAGACCGTACGCTTTTGCATAGGAATGCTTATCCGCTCTTTCAAGGGAGCGCGGAAGTCGGCAGAGGTCGCATTGCTCCAGACCGATGTCTGTGCAAATGCTGAAGTTGTAAAGAATAGTAGGGTTAGAATAGTCAAGGAGGGTAGGAGGGTACCTATTCTGATCATCTGTTAAGCTTTAAAAGAACGCAATGTGCCCATCGACTACCGGTGGGCTTTCAGTCCGAAGTGTGCAAATATCTGTAAATGAGTGTCTTTTGTAAAGAAATTGCTTTGTTTTTCTGAGCAATGCATAGCAAGTATTCCACAGTGTTATGCTAGCGCATTGTTCTGTCAATGAGTATCTCGGTATCGTGCAAGGTTTCGGCCAATGAGACTTGGATCCGATACATTCCCGACCGGATACTTTCGGGCAGTCGTATCACATTATTCAATGTGCTCCCTTTCACAGGAATATTCTCAGAATACACTTCTCTCCCCATCACATCCACTACAAGCACGCTGGCCGATCCAATTTCTTCCGTAGTGATCTCAGCCAGTATTCTGAATTCACCTGAACTAGGATTCGGATAGAGGATGAGAGGTGACGGCCGATCCAAGTCCACCTTTGCCGCAAAGCCATCGGATGACTCCATAGATGGAGAATTCAAATTAATCGGGCATTCAGCTCCATAGCTCCCCCATTGCCCTGCCAATCGCGCGCGGATGGCGACACTATAGGATGTTCCTGCCTGTAGATTCAGACTGCTGGCCCAGTGGAATGCGAGTGAATAGCCGTTGGTCAACTGATACTGCGCAGGCCCTCCTCCCACCGGTGTGAATCCCCACTCGTATTTGTCTGCCCCGCCTATGTAATCAGCGAAGATGTATTGTGCAGAGGGGTAGTCATAATTCCCATTGCAGTATGCAGCTTGTAAAGCTGTTGGTGGAACGGTTGTGACCATATTCACATCGCAGGCCGGTCCAGGGTCGGACCAGAGACCATTGACCCTGCTCTGCACAGTGACCGAATAGGTACTGTTGAATTCTAGGCCGGGGACATTATCTAAAAACAGGGTATACGAAGTACTCGTTGCTTGAATAGAGCTGACCCCATCATCTAGAGTGAATCGATACTGATCAGCAAAGGTCA from Flavobacteriales bacterium includes these protein-coding regions:
- the tig gene encoding trigger factor, producing the protein MNIEKEKIDDLNALLKVTVQKEDYMDSYTKTLKTYSKQLNIPGFRTGKVPVGVVKKRYGKGLLAEELQKVLDDSISEYIKSNELKVLGQPLPVKDGESGDWDEPAEFQFTYELGLAPEFQVNLSTKYKINYYTVKIDDKMVNEEVDRIRRRYGKLSDTDKASEKDMLMGEFVELRDDGLEKEDGIRHKSTIGLEYVEDKRSKKRLIGSKVGDSIEVDPHKLSHSHDDLGRMLGITHEEVHALPKKLKFNFVIEEIKQLTPAEMDEEFFSKVLPPEKDQSEEGLREYIREGLAQHFENDSELMFKRDVNRYLGDKLKLTLPDGFLKKWIEISSEGKTSLEEVEAGYEEYSNGIKWQLIKNRIITENEIKVEFEEAMEHAKNLLRNNYIQYGMPAPDDEELSNSAMRFLQDREQVEQIFDMLYEKKVLDRVKEQVKLNEKEVSFDKFKDIASK
- the clpP gene encoding ATP-dependent Clp endopeptidase proteolytic subunit ClpP; translation: MNAKDFRKYAIGHRGISSLAVDHYIESSVTPVIIEERQLNIQAMDVFSRMMMDRIIFLGTAIYDEVANIIQAQLLYLESVDHDKDIQIYLNSPGGSVYAGLGIYDTMQYIKPDVATICTGMAASMGAVLLCAGASGKRTALKHSRVMIHQPLGGAQGQASDIEITAREILKLKKELYEIIAHHSGKSYDEVYEDGDRDYWMTSQEAKEYGMIDEVLVSNTSA